A single genomic interval of Dromiciops gliroides isolate mDroGli1 chromosome 1, mDroGli1.pri, whole genome shotgun sequence harbors:
- the SLC44A2 gene encoding choline transporter-like protein 2 isoform X3 — MGGERQHYYGQHGTPQKYDPTFKGPIYNRGCTDVICCVALFIAIVGYVAVGIIAWTHGDPRKVIYPTDSRGQFCGQKGTPNENKPFLFYFNILKCASPLVLLEFQCPTTQICVENCPSRYLTFLQAYNRPQELDYYKHFCVADFDKGKRKSPAEVLRDGDCPAVLTPSKPLARRCLPAIESHKGVITVGNETTFDDGHGQKRNVSELVEGAKKANVVLEARQLAMRVFEDYTVSWYWILIGLVIAMVLSLIFIILLRFLAGIMIWIMIVMVILVLGYGIFHCYMEYARLRGEAGSDISIGDLGFQTDFRVYLHLRQTWLAFMIILCVLELIIILLLIFLRKRILIAIALIKEASRAVGYVMSSLLYPLFTFFLLCLCIAYWASTAVFLSTSNEAVYKVFNETACVAAGQTCNPETFHTSNVTRLCPDARCQFAFYGGETGYHKALLGLQIYNVFMFFWLANFALALGQVTLAGAFASYYWAINKPDDLPAFPLFSSFGRALRYHTGSLAFGSLLLAIVQVIRVILEYLDQRLKAAENRFAKFLMTCLKCCFWCLEKFLKFLNRNAYIMIAIYGTNFCTSAKNAFFLLMRNIIRVAVLDKVTDFLFLLGKLLVVGSVGILAFFFFTHRIKIVQDTAPSLNYYWVPILTVIIGSYLIAHGFFSVYGMCVDTLFLCFLEDLERNDGSVERPYFMSSNLKKLLNKTNKKLAEA, encoded by the exons ATGGGGGGAGAACGGCAGCACTACTACGGCCAGCATG GAACGCCTCAGAAATACGACCCAACATTCAAGGGCCCCATTTACAACAG ggGCTGCACCGATGTTATCTGCTGTGTGGCCCTATTCATAGCCATTGTGGGGTATGTGGCTGTGGGCATTATAG CCTGGACCCATGGAGACCCCCGAAAGGTGATCTATCCTACAGACAGCCGTGGACAGTTCTGTGGGCAGAAGGGGACACCTAATGA GAACAAGCCTTTCTTGTTTTACTTCAACATCCTGAAATGTGCTAGTCCCTTGGTGCTTCTGGAGTTTCAATGCCCAACTACGCAG ATCTGTGTGGAGAACTGTCCCTCTCGATATCTTACCTTTCTCCAAGCCTATAATCGCCCCCAGGAACTGGACTATTATAAACACTTCTGTGTTGCTGACTTTGACAAAGGCAAACGAAAG AGTCCAGCAGAGGTTCTTAGGGATGGAGACTGCCCCGCGGTGCTCACACCCAGCAAACCTT TGGCTCGTCGATGCCTCCCAGCTATTGAGAGCCACAAAGGTGTGATCACTGTGGGCAATGAGACCACGTTTGATGATGGGCATGGCCAGAAGAGAAATGTATCGGAGCTGGTGGAGGGAGCCAA GAAGGCAAATGTGGTGCTGGAGGCAAGGCAGCTGGCCATGCGCGTGTTTGAGGATTACACTGTATCCTGGTATTGGATTCTCAT TGGCCTGGTGATTGCCATGGTTCTGAGCCTCATCTTCATCATCCTCCTTCGATTCCTGGCTGGGATCATGATCTGGATTATGATAGTCATGGTCATCTTGGTGCTGGGCTATG GCATCTTTCACTGTTACATGGAGTATGCCCGACTCCGAGGTGAAGCAGGCTCTGACATCTCCATTGGGGACCTGGGCTTCCAGACTGACTTTCGGGTGTATCTGCACCTCAGGCAAACCTGGCTGGCCTTCA TGATCATCCTGTGCGTGCTGGAGCTCATCataatcctcctgctcatcttccTGAGAAAGCGCATCCTCATTGCCATTGCACTCATCAAGGAAGCCAGCAG GGCTGTGGGCTATGTCATGAGCTCCCTGCTATACCCACTTTTTACCTTTTTCCTCCTCTGCCTCTGCATTGCCTATTGGGCCAGCACTGCCGT CTTCCTGTCTACTTCCAATGAGGCTGTTTACAAGGTCTTCAACGAGACAGCCTGTGTAGCCGCTGGACAGACATGTAATCCAGAG ACTTTCCACACCTCAAATGTGACCCGATTGTGCCCCGATGCTCGGTGCCAGTTTGCCTTCTATGGTGGGGAGACTGGCTATCACAAGGCGCTGCTCGGCCTGCAAATCTACAATGTCTTCATGTTCTTCTGGCTGGCAAACTTTGCACTGGCTTTGGGCCAAGTGACGCTGGCCGGTGCCTTTGCTTCCTACTATTGGGCCATAAACAAGCCAGATGACCTTCctgcctttcccctcttctcctccttcggCAGGGCACTCAG GTACCATACTGGCTCCTTGGCCTTTGGCTCCCTCCTTCTTGCCATCGTGCAGGTAATCCGTGTGATACTTGAGTACCTGGACCAGCGGCTCAAAG CTGCAGAAAACAGGTTTGCCAAGTTCCTCATGACCTGTCTCAAGTGCTGCTTCTGGTGCCTGGAGAAATTCCTCAAATTCCTTAATAGGAATGCTTATATCATG attgCCATCTATGGTACCAACTTCTGCACGTCTGCCAAGAATGCCTTCTTCTTGCTCATGCGGAACATTATTAG GGTAGCTGTCTTGGACAAGGTCactgatttccttttcctcttgggGAAGCTTCTGGTTGTGGGGAGTGTTG GAATTCTGGCATTTTTCTTCTTCACCCACCGAATCAAGATTGTACAGGACACAGCACCCTCCCTCAACTACTACTGGGTTCCCATCCTG ACGGTGATCATCGGCTCGTACCTGATTGCTCACGGCTTCTTCAGTGTCTATGGGATGTGTGTGGACActctcttcctctgtttct TGGAGGACCTGGAGCGGAATGATGGCTCCGTGGAGCGGCCATACTTCATGTCTTCCAACCTGAAGAAGCTCTTAAACAAGACCAACAAGAAGCTAGCTGAAGCGTAG
- the SLC44A2 gene encoding choline transporter-like protein 2 isoform X1, whose amino-acid sequence MGGERQHYYGQHGTPQKYDPTFKGPIYNRGCTDVICCVALFIAIVGYVAVGIIAWTHGDPRKVIYPTDSRGQFCGQKGTPNENKPFLFYFNILKCASPLVLLEFQCPTTQICVENCPSRYLTFLQAYNRPQELDYYKHFCVADFDKGKRKSPAEVLRDGDCPAVLTPSKPLARRCLPAIESHKGVITVGNETTFDDGHGQKRNVSELVEGAKKANVVLEARQLAMRVFEDYTVSWYWILIGLVIAMVLSLIFIILLRFLAGIMIWIMIVMVILVLGYGIFHCYMEYARLRGEAGSDISIGDLGFQTDFRVYLHLRQTWLAFMIILCVLELIIILLLIFLRKRILIAIALIKEASRAVGYVMSSLLYPLFTFFLLCLCIAYWASTAVFLSTSNEAVYKVFNETACVAAGQTCNPETFHTSNVTRLCPDARCQFAFYGGETGYHKALLGLQIYNVFMFFWLANFALALGQVTLAGAFASYYWAINKPDDLPAFPLFSSFGRALRYHTGSLAFGSLLLAIVQVIRVILEYLDQRLKAAENRFAKFLMTCLKCCFWCLEKFLKFLNRNAYIMIAIYGTNFCTSAKNAFFLLMRNIIRVAVLDKVTDFLFLLGKLLVVGSVGILAFFFFTHRIKIVQDTAPSLNYYWVPILTVIIGSYLIAHGFFSVYGMCVDTLFLCFCEDLERNDGSPERPYFMSPELRDILLKGNAEAGKSEAQEE is encoded by the exons ATGGGGGGAGAACGGCAGCACTACTACGGCCAGCATG GAACGCCTCAGAAATACGACCCAACATTCAAGGGCCCCATTTACAACAG ggGCTGCACCGATGTTATCTGCTGTGTGGCCCTATTCATAGCCATTGTGGGGTATGTGGCTGTGGGCATTATAG CCTGGACCCATGGAGACCCCCGAAAGGTGATCTATCCTACAGACAGCCGTGGACAGTTCTGTGGGCAGAAGGGGACACCTAATGA GAACAAGCCTTTCTTGTTTTACTTCAACATCCTGAAATGTGCTAGTCCCTTGGTGCTTCTGGAGTTTCAATGCCCAACTACGCAG ATCTGTGTGGAGAACTGTCCCTCTCGATATCTTACCTTTCTCCAAGCCTATAATCGCCCCCAGGAACTGGACTATTATAAACACTTCTGTGTTGCTGACTTTGACAAAGGCAAACGAAAG AGTCCAGCAGAGGTTCTTAGGGATGGAGACTGCCCCGCGGTGCTCACACCCAGCAAACCTT TGGCTCGTCGATGCCTCCCAGCTATTGAGAGCCACAAAGGTGTGATCACTGTGGGCAATGAGACCACGTTTGATGATGGGCATGGCCAGAAGAGAAATGTATCGGAGCTGGTGGAGGGAGCCAA GAAGGCAAATGTGGTGCTGGAGGCAAGGCAGCTGGCCATGCGCGTGTTTGAGGATTACACTGTATCCTGGTATTGGATTCTCAT TGGCCTGGTGATTGCCATGGTTCTGAGCCTCATCTTCATCATCCTCCTTCGATTCCTGGCTGGGATCATGATCTGGATTATGATAGTCATGGTCATCTTGGTGCTGGGCTATG GCATCTTTCACTGTTACATGGAGTATGCCCGACTCCGAGGTGAAGCAGGCTCTGACATCTCCATTGGGGACCTGGGCTTCCAGACTGACTTTCGGGTGTATCTGCACCTCAGGCAAACCTGGCTGGCCTTCA TGATCATCCTGTGCGTGCTGGAGCTCATCataatcctcctgctcatcttccTGAGAAAGCGCATCCTCATTGCCATTGCACTCATCAAGGAAGCCAGCAG GGCTGTGGGCTATGTCATGAGCTCCCTGCTATACCCACTTTTTACCTTTTTCCTCCTCTGCCTCTGCATTGCCTATTGGGCCAGCACTGCCGT CTTCCTGTCTACTTCCAATGAGGCTGTTTACAAGGTCTTCAACGAGACAGCCTGTGTAGCCGCTGGACAGACATGTAATCCAGAG ACTTTCCACACCTCAAATGTGACCCGATTGTGCCCCGATGCTCGGTGCCAGTTTGCCTTCTATGGTGGGGAGACTGGCTATCACAAGGCGCTGCTCGGCCTGCAAATCTACAATGTCTTCATGTTCTTCTGGCTGGCAAACTTTGCACTGGCTTTGGGCCAAGTGACGCTGGCCGGTGCCTTTGCTTCCTACTATTGGGCCATAAACAAGCCAGATGACCTTCctgcctttcccctcttctcctccttcggCAGGGCACTCAG GTACCATACTGGCTCCTTGGCCTTTGGCTCCCTCCTTCTTGCCATCGTGCAGGTAATCCGTGTGATACTTGAGTACCTGGACCAGCGGCTCAAAG CTGCAGAAAACAGGTTTGCCAAGTTCCTCATGACCTGTCTCAAGTGCTGCTTCTGGTGCCTGGAGAAATTCCTCAAATTCCTTAATAGGAATGCTTATATCATG attgCCATCTATGGTACCAACTTCTGCACGTCTGCCAAGAATGCCTTCTTCTTGCTCATGCGGAACATTATTAG GGTAGCTGTCTTGGACAAGGTCactgatttccttttcctcttgggGAAGCTTCTGGTTGTGGGGAGTGTTG GAATTCTGGCATTTTTCTTCTTCACCCACCGAATCAAGATTGTACAGGACACAGCACCCTCCCTCAACTACTACTGGGTTCCCATCCTG ACGGTGATCATCGGCTCGTACCTGATTGCTCACGGCTTCTTCAGTGTCTATGGGATGTGTGTGGACActctcttcctctgtttct GTGAGGACCTGGAGCGTAACGATGGCTCCCCCGAGCGTCCATACTTCATGTCCCCTGAGCTGAGAGACATCCTGCTGAAGGGGAATGCTGAGGCCGGGAAGAGTGAAGCCCAGGAGGAATAG
- the SLC44A2 gene encoding choline transporter-like protein 2 isoform X2: MEDGRKESEGPYGTPQKYDPTFKGPIYNRGCTDVICCVALFIAIVGYVAVGIIAWTHGDPRKVIYPTDSRGQFCGQKGTPNENKPFLFYFNILKCASPLVLLEFQCPTTQICVENCPSRYLTFLQAYNRPQELDYYKHFCVADFDKGKRKSPAEVLRDGDCPAVLTPSKPLARRCLPAIESHKGVITVGNETTFDDGHGQKRNVSELVEGAKKANVVLEARQLAMRVFEDYTVSWYWILIGLVIAMVLSLIFIILLRFLAGIMIWIMIVMVILVLGYGIFHCYMEYARLRGEAGSDISIGDLGFQTDFRVYLHLRQTWLAFMIILCVLELIIILLLIFLRKRILIAIALIKEASRAVGYVMSSLLYPLFTFFLLCLCIAYWASTAVFLSTSNEAVYKVFNETACVAAGQTCNPETFHTSNVTRLCPDARCQFAFYGGETGYHKALLGLQIYNVFMFFWLANFALALGQVTLAGAFASYYWAINKPDDLPAFPLFSSFGRALRYHTGSLAFGSLLLAIVQVIRVILEYLDQRLKAAENRFAKFLMTCLKCCFWCLEKFLKFLNRNAYIMIAIYGTNFCTSAKNAFFLLMRNIIRVAVLDKVTDFLFLLGKLLVVGSVGILAFFFFTHRIKIVQDTAPSLNYYWVPILTVIIGSYLIAHGFFSVYGMCVDTLFLCFCEDLERNDGSPERPYFMSPELRDILLKGNAEAGKSEAQEE; the protein is encoded by the exons GAACGCCTCAGAAATACGACCCAACATTCAAGGGCCCCATTTACAACAG ggGCTGCACCGATGTTATCTGCTGTGTGGCCCTATTCATAGCCATTGTGGGGTATGTGGCTGTGGGCATTATAG CCTGGACCCATGGAGACCCCCGAAAGGTGATCTATCCTACAGACAGCCGTGGACAGTTCTGTGGGCAGAAGGGGACACCTAATGA GAACAAGCCTTTCTTGTTTTACTTCAACATCCTGAAATGTGCTAGTCCCTTGGTGCTTCTGGAGTTTCAATGCCCAACTACGCAG ATCTGTGTGGAGAACTGTCCCTCTCGATATCTTACCTTTCTCCAAGCCTATAATCGCCCCCAGGAACTGGACTATTATAAACACTTCTGTGTTGCTGACTTTGACAAAGGCAAACGAAAG AGTCCAGCAGAGGTTCTTAGGGATGGAGACTGCCCCGCGGTGCTCACACCCAGCAAACCTT TGGCTCGTCGATGCCTCCCAGCTATTGAGAGCCACAAAGGTGTGATCACTGTGGGCAATGAGACCACGTTTGATGATGGGCATGGCCAGAAGAGAAATGTATCGGAGCTGGTGGAGGGAGCCAA GAAGGCAAATGTGGTGCTGGAGGCAAGGCAGCTGGCCATGCGCGTGTTTGAGGATTACACTGTATCCTGGTATTGGATTCTCAT TGGCCTGGTGATTGCCATGGTTCTGAGCCTCATCTTCATCATCCTCCTTCGATTCCTGGCTGGGATCATGATCTGGATTATGATAGTCATGGTCATCTTGGTGCTGGGCTATG GCATCTTTCACTGTTACATGGAGTATGCCCGACTCCGAGGTGAAGCAGGCTCTGACATCTCCATTGGGGACCTGGGCTTCCAGACTGACTTTCGGGTGTATCTGCACCTCAGGCAAACCTGGCTGGCCTTCA TGATCATCCTGTGCGTGCTGGAGCTCATCataatcctcctgctcatcttccTGAGAAAGCGCATCCTCATTGCCATTGCACTCATCAAGGAAGCCAGCAG GGCTGTGGGCTATGTCATGAGCTCCCTGCTATACCCACTTTTTACCTTTTTCCTCCTCTGCCTCTGCATTGCCTATTGGGCCAGCACTGCCGT CTTCCTGTCTACTTCCAATGAGGCTGTTTACAAGGTCTTCAACGAGACAGCCTGTGTAGCCGCTGGACAGACATGTAATCCAGAG ACTTTCCACACCTCAAATGTGACCCGATTGTGCCCCGATGCTCGGTGCCAGTTTGCCTTCTATGGTGGGGAGACTGGCTATCACAAGGCGCTGCTCGGCCTGCAAATCTACAATGTCTTCATGTTCTTCTGGCTGGCAAACTTTGCACTGGCTTTGGGCCAAGTGACGCTGGCCGGTGCCTTTGCTTCCTACTATTGGGCCATAAACAAGCCAGATGACCTTCctgcctttcccctcttctcctccttcggCAGGGCACTCAG GTACCATACTGGCTCCTTGGCCTTTGGCTCCCTCCTTCTTGCCATCGTGCAGGTAATCCGTGTGATACTTGAGTACCTGGACCAGCGGCTCAAAG CTGCAGAAAACAGGTTTGCCAAGTTCCTCATGACCTGTCTCAAGTGCTGCTTCTGGTGCCTGGAGAAATTCCTCAAATTCCTTAATAGGAATGCTTATATCATG attgCCATCTATGGTACCAACTTCTGCACGTCTGCCAAGAATGCCTTCTTCTTGCTCATGCGGAACATTATTAG GGTAGCTGTCTTGGACAAGGTCactgatttccttttcctcttgggGAAGCTTCTGGTTGTGGGGAGTGTTG GAATTCTGGCATTTTTCTTCTTCACCCACCGAATCAAGATTGTACAGGACACAGCACCCTCCCTCAACTACTACTGGGTTCCCATCCTG ACGGTGATCATCGGCTCGTACCTGATTGCTCACGGCTTCTTCAGTGTCTATGGGATGTGTGTGGACActctcttcctctgtttct GTGAGGACCTGGAGCGTAACGATGGCTCCCCCGAGCGTCCATACTTCATGTCCCCTGAGCTGAGAGACATCCTGCTGAAGGGGAATGCTGAGGCCGGGAAGAGTGAAGCCCAGGAGGAATAG